In Hemicordylus capensis ecotype Gifberg chromosome 3, rHemCap1.1.pri, whole genome shotgun sequence, one DNA window encodes the following:
- the LOC128352187 gene encoding uncharacterized protein LOC128352187 gives MGRPRKTSDNVSSPQPAATVPKAAPATPRSSASSRTTPTSSRASGAPAAKSESGRRGQVEKPACATSSRGTGQRCQTRSTAALSSEQGDAKNSRGARAKASSAAGREKSDAAAATQTSSSVSAKPLQAAGKASGLHSPPLPGKVAEIERVTRGQRTNPEWHKWRENRITASVAPRIASSKFANGRSSEVPQSYLKAVVESGSTVQTPAMSWGIRNEKKAVEAYEALKSSKANKPVKVDDCGLFIDKSKAWLAASPDGIVREADTGKELGVLEVKCPYKHRDKTMTEACKDKAFCLEKEGDSFSLKKTHPYYTQVQCQMGVTGLGKADLVVHTNKETVITPVDFDPAFWETTVSKLEKFYTDAVVPHLEQKQSAAVWAKEE, from the coding sequence ATGGGCAGACCAAGGAAAACTTCTGACAACGTATCCTCCCCTCAGCCTGCTGCTACTGTGCCAAAAGCAGCCCCGGCAACACCTCGATCCTCTGCTTCATCCAGGACAACACCCACAAGCAGCAGAGCTTCAGGTGCTCCAGCAGCTAAGAGTGAAAGTGGCAGAAGGGGGCAGGTTGAAAAGCCAGCCTGTGCCACGAGCTCCAGAGGAACAGGGCAAAGATGCCAAACCAGGTCCACAGCAGCACTCAGCAGTGAGCAAGGAGATGCAAAGAACAGCCGTGGAGCAAGAGCGAAGGCCTCTTCAGCAGCCGGAAGAGAGAAGTCTGATGCTGCCGCAGCAACCCAAACCTCTTCCAGTGTGTCTGCGAAGCCATTGCAGGCTGCTGGCAAAGCAAGTGGTCTCCACTCCCCACCTCTCCCTGGAAAAGTGGCTGAAATAGAAAGGGTGACGCGGGGTCAGAGGACCAACCCCGAATGGCACAAGTGGCGGGAAAACCGTATCACAGCCTCTGTAGCTCCCAGGATTGCCAGCAGCAAGTTTGCGAATGGCCGGAGCTCTGAAGTGCCTCAGTCATACCTTAAAGCTGTAGTAGAATCTGGCTCCACTGTTCAGACCCCAGCCATGTCTTGGGGCATCCGCAATGAGAAGAAAGCGGTAGAGGCCTATGAGGCACTCAAGTCCAGCAAGGCTAACAAGCCAGTGAAGGTTGACGACTGTGGCCTCTTCATTGACAAGAGCAAGGCGTGGCTTGCTGCCAGCCCTGACGGGATTGTCAGAGAAGCCGATACCGGCAAAGAGCTGGGGGTTTTGGAGGTCAAGTGTCCCTATAAACACAGAGATAAGACCATGACAGAAGCCTGCAAGGACAAAGCCTTTTGCCTGGAGAAAGAAGGAGATTCTTTCTCATTGAAGAAAACCCACCCCTATTACACACAGGTGCAGTGCCAGATGGGAGTCACCGGCCTTGGGAAGGCAGACCTTGTGGTTCACACCAACAAAGAGACTGTGATCACCCCAGTGGACTTTGATCCTGCTTTCTGGGAGACTACCGTGTCCAAGCTGGAGAAGTTCTACACCGATGCTGTGGTTCCTCATCTGGAACAGAAGCAAAGTGCTGCAGTTTGGGCTAAAGAAGAATAA
- the LOC128352029 gene encoding PHD finger protein 13-like isoform X2, producing MSPQNSTGSTQDSDSWTSSQSCDSQVLSDDGGSRNSKCKGAGDLLLSCSTISSSFCASRPQQTKKRKQSAKKLILDREVEKVMPVSIKDIKQERTEPREEGHGKGEELEFCAPGEELHSKCLLEQYVKEQKDWIHGVQASEKPEKLNMCKEERISPACWSTIEQNSEEELSRDGSQLSTSCGEFAASGAKADEDDAWDLITCFCLKPFAGRPMIECNECATWIHLSCAKIRKSNVPDIFICQRCRDAKQEIRRSNRARTVPRKRFCD from the exons CCCAATCCTGTGACTCCCAGGTGTTGTCAGATGATGGAGGGAGCAGGAACTCTAAGTGCAAGGGTGCCGGGGACCTGCTCCTGAGCTGTTCCACCATTTCTAGCAGCTTCTGCGCAAGCCGACCACAGCAAACGAAGAAAAGGAAGCAGTCTGCAAAGAAGCTCATCTTGGACCGAGAGGTGGAGAAGGTGATGCCAGTGAGCATAAAAGACATCAAGCAGGAAAGAACTGAGCCAAGAGAAGAGGGTCATGGGAAAGGAGAGGAGCTTGAATTTTGTGCCCCAGGGGAAGAGCTCCATTCCAAATGTCTCCTGGAGCAATATGTAAAGGAGCAGAAGGACTGGATCCATGGGGTGCAGGCATCAGAGAAGCCAGAGAAACTGAACATGTGCAAGGAAGAAAGAATCAGTCCTGCCTGTTGGAGCACCATAGAGCAGAACAGTGAGGAAGAGCTCAGTAGAGATGGCTCTCAACTCAGTA CTTCGTGTGGGGAGTTTGCAGCCTCAGGTGCTAAAGCAGATG AGGATGACGCCTGGGATCTGATCACTTGCTTCTGCTTAAAGCCTTTTGCTGGGAGACCTATGATAGAGTGTAATGAATGTGCCACGTGGATCCACCTCTCCTGTGCCAAGATACGTAAATCCAATGTGCCTGACATCTTCATCTGCCAACGATGCCGTGATGCAAAGCAGGAGATCCGCCGCTCAAACCGAGCCCGCACTGTGCCACGCAAGCGCTTCTGTGACTGA